One part of the Oncorhynchus clarkii lewisi isolate Uvic-CL-2024 chromosome 7, UVic_Ocla_1.0, whole genome shotgun sequence genome encodes these proteins:
- the LOC139413810 gene encoding intermediate filament protein ON3-like isoform X2, whose product MSFSRTSYRSGGSSMGGGMGGSTTIRKSFTSQSLAAPGSTRMSSGSVRHSGAGFGGGMGMGGGSSAGGYGGGLGAGYGGGMGGGFHGATITAVTSNQSLLAPLNLAIDPNIQVVRTHEKEQIKTLNNRFASFIDKVRFLEQQNKMLETKWSLLQDQTTTRSNIDAMFEAYISNLRRQLDGLGNEKMKLEGELKNMQGLVEDFKNKYEDEINKRASVENEFVLLKKDVDGAYMNKVELEAKVDALQDEINFLRAVYEAELRELQGQIKDTSVVVEMDNSRNLDMDSIVAEVRAQYEDIANRSRAEAETWYKQKYEEMQSSAGQYGEDLRSTKTEIAELNRMIARLQNEIESVKGQRANLEAQIAEAEERGELAVKDAKLRIKDLEDALQRAKQDMARQVREYQELMNVKLALDIEIATYRKLLEGEESRISSGGASATIHVQQSSDYSSAGSGGFGYGGGSSSYGGGSSSYGGGSSSYGSGGGATITKSMTSTSSSRRF is encoded by the exons ATGAGCTTCAGCAGGACAAGCTACAGAAGCGGCGGCAGCAGCATGGGCGGCGGCATGGGGGGCAGCACCACCATTCGCAAGAGTTTCACCAGCCAGTCCTTGGCTGCTCCCGGATCCACCCGGATGAGCAGCGGGTCAGTCCGCCATTCTGGCGCCGGGTTCGGTGGTGGCATGGGTATGGGTGGAGGCAGCAGCGCAGGTGGCTACGGTGGTGGTCTCGGCGCTGGCTATGGTGGTGGTATGGGTGGCGGATTCCATGGCGCCACCATCACAGCTGTCACAAGCAACCAGAGCCTGCTGGCACCACTGAACCTGGCGATCGACCCCAACATCCAGGTTGTCCGCACCCATGAGAAGGAGCAGATCAAGACCCTCAACAACCGCTTTGCCTCCTTCATCGATAAG GTGCGTTTCTTGGAGCAGCAGAACAAGATGCTGGAGACCAAGTGGAGCCTCCTGCAGGACCAGACCACCACCCGCTCCAACATCGACGCCATGTTCGAGGCCTACATCTCCAACCTGCGCAGACAGCTGGACGGCCTGGGCAATGAGAAGATGAAGCTGGAGGGGGAGCTGAAGAACATGCAGGGTCTGGTTGAGGACTTCAAGAACAA GTATGAAGATGAAATCAACAAGCGCGCCTCAGTAGAGAACGAGTTTGTCCTGCTGAAGAAG gaTGTTGACGGTGCCTACATGAACAAGGTGGAGCTGGAGGCCAAGGTTGACGCTCTACAGGATGAGATCAACTTCCTCAGGGCCGTCTACGAGGCG GAGCTGCGTGAGCTGCAGGGCCAGATCAAGGACACCTCTGTGGTGGTAGAGATGGACAACAGCCGTAACCTGGACATGGACTCCATTGTCGCTGAAGTGCGCGCCCAGTACGAGGACATCGCCAACCGCAGCAGAGCTGAGGCCGAGACCTGGTACAAGCAGAAG TATGAAGAGATGCAGAGCTCTGCTGGACAGTATGGTGAAGACCTCCGCTCAACCAAGACTGAGATCGCTGAGCTGAACCGCATGATCGCTCGTCTCCAGAACGAGATTGAGTCCGTCAAGGGTCAG CGGGCCAACCTTGAGGCTCAGATCGCTGAGGCAGAGGAACGCGGTGAGCTGGCAGTGAAGGACGCCAAGCTCCGAATCAAGGACTTGGAGGATGCTCTCCAGAGAGCCAAGCAGGACATGGCCCGCCAGGTGCGCGAGTACCAGGAGCTGATGAATGTCAAGCTGGCCCTGGACATTGAGATTGCCACTTACAGGAAGctgctggagggagaggagagcag AATATCCTCGGGTGGTGCATCTGCAACAATCCATGTGCAGCAGAGCTCTG ACTACTCCAGCGCAGGCTCAGGTGGATTCGGCTATGGTGGCGGCAGCAGCAGCTACGGCGGCGGCAGCAGCAGCTATGGTGGCGGCAGCAGCAGCTACGGCAGCGGCGGTGGTGCCACAATCACCAAGTCCATGACATCCACCAGCTCCAGCAGGCGTTTCTAG
- the LOC139413810 gene encoding intermediate filament protein ON3-like isoform X1 gives MSFSRTSYRSGGSSMGGGMGGSTTIRKSFTSQSLAAPGSTRMSSGSVRHSGAGFGGGMGMGGGSSAGGYGGGLGAGYGGGMGGGFHGATITAVTSNQSLLAPLNLAIDPNIQVVRTHEKEQIKTLNNRFASFIDKVRFLEQQNKMLETKWSLLQDQTTTRSNIDAMFEAYISNLRRQLDGLGNEKMKLEGELKNMQGLVEDFKNKYEDEINKRASVENEFVLLKKDVDGAYMNKVELEAKVDALQDEINFLRAVYEAELRELQGQIKDTSVVVEMDNSRNLDMDSIVAEVRAQYEDIANRSRAEAETWYKQKYEEMQSSAGQYGEDLRSTKTEIAELNRMIARLQNEIESVKGQRANLEAQIAEAEERGELAVKDAKLRIKDLEDALQRAKQDMARQVREYQELMNVKLALDIEIATYRKLLEGEESRISSGGASATIHVQQSSGGNYSSAGSGGFGYGGGSSSYGGGSSSYGGGSSSYGSGGGATITKSMTSTSSSRRF, from the exons ATGAGCTTCAGCAGGACAAGCTACAGAAGCGGCGGCAGCAGCATGGGCGGCGGCATGGGGGGCAGCACCACCATTCGCAAGAGTTTCACCAGCCAGTCCTTGGCTGCTCCCGGATCCACCCGGATGAGCAGCGGGTCAGTCCGCCATTCTGGCGCCGGGTTCGGTGGTGGCATGGGTATGGGTGGAGGCAGCAGCGCAGGTGGCTACGGTGGTGGTCTCGGCGCTGGCTATGGTGGTGGTATGGGTGGCGGATTCCATGGCGCCACCATCACAGCTGTCACAAGCAACCAGAGCCTGCTGGCACCACTGAACCTGGCGATCGACCCCAACATCCAGGTTGTCCGCACCCATGAGAAGGAGCAGATCAAGACCCTCAACAACCGCTTTGCCTCCTTCATCGATAAG GTGCGTTTCTTGGAGCAGCAGAACAAGATGCTGGAGACCAAGTGGAGCCTCCTGCAGGACCAGACCACCACCCGCTCCAACATCGACGCCATGTTCGAGGCCTACATCTCCAACCTGCGCAGACAGCTGGACGGCCTGGGCAATGAGAAGATGAAGCTGGAGGGGGAGCTGAAGAACATGCAGGGTCTGGTTGAGGACTTCAAGAACAA GTATGAAGATGAAATCAACAAGCGCGCCTCAGTAGAGAACGAGTTTGTCCTGCTGAAGAAG gaTGTTGACGGTGCCTACATGAACAAGGTGGAGCTGGAGGCCAAGGTTGACGCTCTACAGGATGAGATCAACTTCCTCAGGGCCGTCTACGAGGCG GAGCTGCGTGAGCTGCAGGGCCAGATCAAGGACACCTCTGTGGTGGTAGAGATGGACAACAGCCGTAACCTGGACATGGACTCCATTGTCGCTGAAGTGCGCGCCCAGTACGAGGACATCGCCAACCGCAGCAGAGCTGAGGCCGAGACCTGGTACAAGCAGAAG TATGAAGAGATGCAGAGCTCTGCTGGACAGTATGGTGAAGACCTCCGCTCAACCAAGACTGAGATCGCTGAGCTGAACCGCATGATCGCTCGTCTCCAGAACGAGATTGAGTCCGTCAAGGGTCAG CGGGCCAACCTTGAGGCTCAGATCGCTGAGGCAGAGGAACGCGGTGAGCTGGCAGTGAAGGACGCCAAGCTCCGAATCAAGGACTTGGAGGATGCTCTCCAGAGAGCCAAGCAGGACATGGCCCGCCAGGTGCGCGAGTACCAGGAGCTGATGAATGTCAAGCTGGCCCTGGACATTGAGATTGCCACTTACAGGAAGctgctggagggagaggagagcag AATATCCTCGGGTGGTGCATCTGCAACAATCCATGTGCAGCAGAGCTCTGGTGGCA ACTACTCCAGCGCAGGCTCAGGTGGATTCGGCTATGGTGGCGGCAGCAGCAGCTACGGCGGCGGCAGCAGCAGCTATGGTGGCGGCAGCAGCAGCTACGGCAGCGGCGGTGGTGCCACAATCACCAAGTCCATGACATCCACCAGCTCCAGCAGGCGTTTCTAG